The DNA sequence GAATGTACCACGAGTATATCGTCAGGTGCGCCCCGGTGCTAATTACGACTGGTCGTTGCAGCTTCTCGCACGGTTTAAAGAGGCACATCCTGAAGTCCCTACCAAGTCAGGTTTAATGGTCGGTCTGGGAGAGACAAATGCAGAAATCGTCGAGGTAATGCGTGATTTACGCAAGCATGGTGTGACTATGTTAACTCTGGGGCAATATTTGCAGCCGAGCCGACATCACCTGCCTGTACAACGTTATGTCAGCCCGGCTGAATTTGATGAAATGAAAGCAGCCGCAATGGATATGGGCTTTACCCACGCTGCCTGTGGACCTTTCGTACGTTCATCCTACCATGCAGACATGCAAGCTAAAGGGCTCGAAGTTAAATAGGCCGACTTACAAAAATTTACAATTAAAATTGTTGCTGATAAGCACAAAACGGATGCCTGAGCATCCGTTTTTTTCATAATCTATTCTTTATTAACTATTTTTTCTGCCGGTCTCTCATCAGCTGCCGCCGATTTTTTTGCGGAAGCATCATCATCACTCATCGCTTTTTTGAAACCTTTAATCGCAGCACCTAAGTCTCCCCCCAGGGAACGCAAC is a window from the Erwinia sp. genome containing:
- the tatA_1 gene encoding Sec-independent protein translocase protein TatA (ID:JIFNMEKO_02172;~source:Prodigal:2.6) → MEDISIGKLLIIGALIVLLFGTNKLRSLGGDLGAAIKGFKKAMSDDDASAKKSAAADERPAEKIVNKE